From Pseudomonadota bacterium, one genomic window encodes:
- the ilvC gene encoding ketol-acid reductoisomerase, giving the protein MKVFYDKDADLTILKEKKIAIIGYGSQGHAHAHNLAESGFDVIVGLRRDGSSWAKAENSGLTLMETAAAAKAADVIMILVPDELQANIYKQDIAPHLEEGNYLAFAHGFNIHYGQIVPEPGVNVFMAAPKGPGHLVRHEYTQGMGVPTLIAIHQDDSGDTREVALAYAAGIGGGRAGIIETTFKEETETDLFGEQAVLCGGVTELMRAGFETLVNAGYAPEMAYFECVHELKLIVDLIYEGGIANMRYSISNTAQFGDLTRGPRVINEDSREEMAEILAEIQDGSFAREWILENQANRPVFNALTKAGEEHQIETTGKKLRQMMSWLSQEKLVDRKKN; this is encoded by the coding sequence ATGAAAGTGTTCTACGATAAAGACGCGGATTTGACGATCCTCAAAGAAAAGAAAATAGCGATTATCGGCTATGGCAGCCAGGGGCATGCTCATGCCCATAATCTTGCTGAAAGTGGTTTTGATGTTATTGTCGGCCTGCGTCGTGATGGCAGTTCCTGGGCTAAGGCGGAAAACAGTGGCTTGACCCTGATGGAAACCGCGGCCGCAGCCAAAGCAGCGGATGTGATTATGATTCTCGTCCCCGATGAACTGCAGGCGAATATCTATAAGCAGGATATTGCGCCACATCTGGAGGAAGGTAATTACCTCGCCTTCGCGCACGGCTTTAATATCCATTATGGCCAGATAGTTCCAGAGCCGGGTGTTAATGTGTTTATGGCTGCCCCCAAAGGTCCCGGGCACCTGGTTCGCCATGAATATACTCAAGGTATGGGGGTGCCGACCCTGATTGCTATCCACCAAGATGACAGCGGTGATACCCGGGAAGTGGCTCTGGCCTATGCCGCCGGGATCGGTGGCGGTCGGGCCGGAATTATTGAAACCACTTTCAAGGAAGAGACCGAGACCGATTTATTTGGTGAACAGGCGGTTTTGTGTGGCGGGGTTACCGAGCTGATGCGGGCGGGATTTGAAACCCTGGTCAATGCCGGTTACGCGCCGGAAATGGCATATTTTGAATGTGTCCATGAGCTGAAACTCATTGTTGATCTGATTTATGAAGGCGGGATTGCCAATATGCGCTACTCCATCAGTAATACCGCCCAGTTTGGTGACCTGACCCGAGGTCCCCGGGTTATCAATGAAGATAGTCGCGAGGAAATGGCGGAAATCCTGGCAGAGATCCAGGATGGCTCCTTTGCCCGGGAGTGGATTCTGGAAAACCAGGCTAACCGGCCGGTATTCAATGCCTTGACCAAAGCCGGCGAAGAACACCAGATTGAAACCACCGGTAAAAAATTACGCCAGATGATGAGCTGGTTGAGCCAGGAAAAGTTGGTGGATAGAAAGAAAAACTAA
- the ilvN gene encoding acetolactate synthase small subunit, with protein MRHIIGVLVENKFGVLSRISGLFSGRGFNIESLTVAETDDPAISRMTIVTLGDDQIVEQITKQLNKLINVIKVIDFTDTDHVTRGLMLVKVSVEGSKRLEVLKLIEVFRARVIDMAAKSAIIEITGNEMKLKAFLDVLAPYGIKEINSTGIVAMNREVKARNRYKT; from the coding sequence ATGAGACATATCATAGGAGTGCTGGTTGAAAATAAATTTGGGGTTTTATCCCGCATTTCCGGGTTGTTCAGTGGCCGGGGTTTTAATATTGAAAGTCTGACGGTTGCTGAAACCGATGACCCGGCAATTTCCCGGATGACCATTGTGACCCTGGGAGATGACCAGATTGTTGAGCAGATTACCAAACAGCTGAATAAATTGATTAATGTGATCAAGGTCATTGATTTCACGGATACAGACCATGTAACCCGGGGATTGATGCTGGTCAAGGTTTCTGTTGAAGGCAGCAAGCGACTGGAGGTTTTAAAACTTATCGAGGTCTTTCGGGCCCGGGTTATTGATATGGCGGCCAAATCGGCAATTATTGAAATTACCGGCAACGAGATGAAATTGAAGGCTTTTCTTGATGTTCTGGCTCCGTACGGCATCAAGGAGATAAACAGTACAGGCATTGTGGCGATGAATCGTGAAGTGAAAGCCAGGAACAGATATAAAACCTAA